The following is a genomic window from Sebastes fasciatus isolate fSebFas1 chromosome 15, fSebFas1.pri, whole genome shotgun sequence.
AAAAAGATTCTGAAGATGAAGTGTAAAAGTCTCTAAGACAGAGTTAATTCTTCATTCAAACAATATATTGAatgtgattttttatttttttaaatgtcatcatTAACTCGCAGACCTTGGTGTCATTTGGCAAATCCATTTCAGTTCATAACTGCATGGAGCATCATTCCAGGCCTTAAAGGGGTTGCCTCTGGGATATATCGCTGCACAGTCCTCATTACCCTGGTTGTTGGGCTCTCCATCATTCCAGTACCTGAAACAAATTGTTGAGCCATAATAACTACTCTGTCACTGTATGTTTGAACAAATTATGAATTACTTATTCATTTTGAAGAGTGGTATTACAAATGGGCGACAGCTGTACGTCTCTGAATGTGCTATCACTCCTACAAACACAATATTTGACTCCAGTGAgttatctgttgtgttttttagtaTGTACACGAATGTAAGTGTTACCCCTCAGTCAGTCTTGTTCCATCCAGCCATTTCCAAGTCCCTTCCTCCTGCACATCACTCAATCCGATCCAGAATCCACTGTGGCTTATGGGTCTCGCGGGGTCTTGAtaattatttatcaagtcaCTTATTGCCAGCTGCCAACACCagaaatgtacacacacaaacacatacatgtacagtacattaatTTGCCTTGCTGGGTTGTATGTATCACAACCTCTTTTACTGctcagaaataaaaatgtaaagcgTTATAAATGAGAATTACAAAAATGAAATTGCAGATTTTGTCCAGAAATGTCCACTAAATGTTGAGTCTTACGtgtttctctctgctgtctaTCACTGCCAAGTCGCCTCCTTGTTTTGTGCAGAACTTTCTGGCTTCCTGCCATGATCTGCGTTTCATAGCATCAGAGAAGGCGAAGTAGTAACACAAGGAGTTTGTGAAAGTCCATCCTGCTAGACAGTGTCTGCAGCCCTCCTCTGTTGCCAAAGAAAATAGAAACATGATGTGTTGTTGGTTGGGTCACAGTGATTATGTATTTATAGCTTGATAACACAAacaatcagtaaaaaaaaaaaaaagctctcacTAATCATTGGCATGTGGGATTTCAATGCTGCAATTTCCATTTGAATTTTGTCAGTCAGTTTTTCGtaggttttgctttttttattctcGTGTTCAAGCTCCCACTTGGTCAGTTTCTGCTCACTGATCTCGCTTGCCAACTGTTTCTTGGCTTCATCCCTGCTTTGGATTGCAGTGTTGTAAGTAGCCTGCAGTTTGGCCACCTCACTGCCGATGTCCGTTATTGTATCCTGCACACCAGTAAGTTTTCTATCTGTAAGTGGTCAAGACAATATTGTTACTCAAGTAATGTAATCTCAGTTTAAGTATTTTAAAAGCACAACATTTTTTGAAATACATGTAAATTAACAGGTGACaatgaaaaacatttatatattacCATTATTGGTGCACAGGCATTTATAACATTTTCATAAATACATCTCTCAGTTTCTAACTTCATTCttatcttttctctctcactcttgaTATTGATCAAGGGTTAACTTTACATGTACAGCTATAGAACGTTTAATTAGCTGCAAAGAGATGTCTGGAGGCCCTGTTAATTTAAGTAGCGAGTACTGACAGCAAACTACACACTGTGTTCCCACCAacacatataacatatatataatatagattttaaaaacaaatgtaataaacatttaattgatCTTACgtttattgcttttattttaaCTTTACATAAATCtgcattttcagatttttttttaatcacgtGGGGTCAGCGGAAACGAGCTGTAGTGGCAAAAGAGTATAAAAGCACAAAgccaaaactctggtgtttttttaaaacagccgttgctgccattttggactgaaatcgcttattatatttacaaaattgtattgttcaacacaggccatttcgatagaatat
Proteins encoded in this region:
- the LOC141783265 gene encoding uncharacterized protein LOC141783265 isoform X1, whose translation is MEDGENSGGTFDGSYNKLEDFSGDEDTCYPNQRKQQVSMSIVRPESSLDHYKLLTVSLAVLAVILLMVDIGLGVYYRKLTGVQDTITDIGSEVAKLQATYNTAIQSRDEAKKQLASEISEQKLTKWELEHENKKSKTYEKLTDKIQMEIAALKSHMPMIKEGCRHCLAGWTFTNSLCYYFAFSDAMKRRSWQEARKFCTKQGGDLAVIDSREKHLAISDLINNYQDPARPISHSGFWIGLSDVQEEGTWKWLDGTRLTEGYWNDGEPNNQGNEDCAAIYPRGNPFKAWNDAPCSYELKWICQMTPRSAS
- the LOC141783265 gene encoding CD209 antigen-like protein C isoform X2, encoding MSIVRPESSLDHYKLLTVSLAVLAVILLMVDIGLGVYYRKLTGVQDTITDIGSEVAKLQATYNTAIQSRDEAKKQLASEISEQKLTKWELEHENKKSKTYEKLTDKIQMEIAALKSHMPMIKEGCRHCLAGWTFTNSLCYYFAFSDAMKRRSWQEARKFCTKQGGDLAVIDSREKHLAISDLINNYQDPARPISHSGFWIGLSDVQEEGTWKWLDGTRLTEGYWNDGEPNNQGNEDCAAIYPRGNPFKAWNDAPCSYELKWICQMTPRSAS